One genomic window of Roseateles sp. DAIF2 includes the following:
- a CDS encoding YqgE/AlgH family protein: MSKHQMALTNQFLIAMPGMADDTFAGAVVYLCEHNDKGALGLVINKPISLTLGNLFEKVELSLPDEELAARPVFFGGPVQTERGFVLHEPLDDEGGHYNATLAVPGGLEMTTSRDVLEALSNGAGPKKLLVTLGYSGWAAGQLEEEIGRNGWLTVDAEPGIIFETPIEERYDKALSLLGIDPRMLSADAGHA, encoded by the coding sequence ATGTCCAAGCACCAGATGGCCCTGACCAACCAGTTTTTGATCGCCATGCCCGGCATGGCGGACGACACCTTTGCCGGCGCCGTGGTCTACCTCTGCGAGCACAACGACAAGGGCGCGCTGGGCCTGGTGATCAACAAGCCGATCTCCCTGACCCTGGGCAATCTGTTCGAGAAGGTCGAGCTGAGCCTGCCCGACGAGGAACTGGCCGCCCGCCCGGTGTTCTTCGGCGGCCCGGTGCAGACCGAGCGCGGTTTCGTGCTGCACGAGCCGCTGGACGACGAGGGCGGCCATTACAACGCGACGCTCGCCGTGCCCGGCGGGCTGGAGATGACCACCAGCCGCGACGTGCTGGAGGCCCTGTCCAATGGCGCCGGCCCGAAGAAGCTCTTGGTGACCCTGGGCTACAGCGGCTGGGCCGCCGGCCAACTGGAGGAGGAGATCGGCCGCAACGGCTGGCTCACCGTCGACGCCGAGCCCGGCATCATCTTCGAAACCCCGATCGAGGAGCGCTACGACAAGGCCCTGTCGCTGCTGGGCATCGACCCGCGCATGCTGAGCGCTGACGCCGGTCACGCATGA